The Thermosynechococcus sp. genome has a segment encoding these proteins:
- the dnaN gene encoding DNA polymerase III subunit beta, whose protein sequence is MKVVCSQSILNSKLAPLSRVAPSNPSHPILANILLQAEGGRLGLSVFDLSLGMQIWLDAEVKVPGAITVSAKLFSEMVSRMPNRDIEITAEDTRVILDYGSGFFEIQGMTAEEFPALPTLEDVTPVTLTAEALRRGLQGSLFAASTDETKQILTGLHVTFEVDCLEFAATDGHRLAVTVTEQPVPEALSPITIPAKSLKDLERLMAKQDGDVTLRCDPTQVVFDLGNDARITSRLLEGQYPNYRQLVPKTFARQVTVERAALADALERVAILAAQKNNVVKINIDTEAQELKLSAEAPQLGSGEENVPAQISGESMQVAFNVKYLLEGLKVMNSSDVQLQLNGETQPAILLPLGAAQMKYLVMPIQIRA, encoded by the coding sequence ATGAAAGTTGTTTGTTCACAATCGATTCTCAATAGTAAACTGGCCCCCCTGAGTCGTGTTGCTCCTAGCAATCCGTCGCACCCGATTTTGGCGAATATTCTGCTGCAAGCTGAGGGTGGCCGCCTTGGACTCTCCGTCTTTGATCTCAGTCTGGGGATGCAAATCTGGCTCGATGCAGAGGTGAAGGTGCCGGGGGCGATTACCGTTTCCGCCAAGCTCTTTAGTGAGATGGTGTCGCGGATGCCCAATCGCGATATTGAGATTACGGCGGAAGATACGCGGGTGATCCTTGACTATGGCAGTGGTTTCTTTGAGATTCAGGGGATGACTGCTGAGGAATTTCCTGCGTTGCCCACGTTAGAGGATGTGACGCCCGTTACTTTAACCGCTGAGGCATTGCGGCGGGGACTTCAGGGGAGCTTGTTTGCAGCCAGCACTGATGAAACCAAGCAAATTCTCACCGGGTTACACGTGACCTTTGAGGTTGATTGCCTTGAGTTTGCGGCTACCGATGGCCACCGCCTTGCTGTTACCGTAACTGAACAGCCTGTTCCTGAAGCTCTCTCGCCGATTACGATTCCCGCAAAATCCCTCAAAGATCTAGAGCGGCTGATGGCGAAACAAGATGGGGATGTGACACTCCGCTGTGACCCCACCCAGGTGGTGTTTGACCTTGGCAATGATGCTCGCATCACCAGCCGTCTGCTGGAGGGTCAGTACCCCAACTACCGCCAACTGGTTCCCAAAACCTTTGCTCGCCAAGTCACGGTTGAGCGAGCGGCCTTGGCAGATGCCCTAGAACGGGTGGCGATTCTTGCGGCTCAAAAGAATAACGTTGTCAAAATCAACATTGATACTGAGGCTCAAGAACTCAAACTCTCCGCTGAGGCTCCGCAATTGGGAAGTGGTGAGGAGAATGTGCCGGCTCAAATTTCTGGGGAGTCAATGCAGGTGGCCTTCAACGTCAAATACCTCCTTGAAGGACTGAAGGTGATGAATAGTTCCGATGTGCAACTTCAGCTCAATGGCGAAACCCAGCCCGCGATCCTCCTCCCCCTTGGGGCAGCCCAGATGAAATACTTGGTGATGCCAATTCAAATTCGCGCTTAG
- a CDS encoding CPP1-like family protein codes for MNKDQFAMSDNPYEKLQVPEDASFEQIKDARDALLAAHPGDERQRTEIEAAYDAILMDRLRQRQEGKIKVPERIRYAEQLNETAPAKPNPIANHPALQWWQQQLDTPNLRGITITSTVYAVLMAIGLAQANPDTLALVLSLGIGFNLVWLQRKEKRLGRAFSITLLALILGTVIAVGIYQLGLAGVFLNVDQLVGIGVFVAFWFTSNFLR; via the coding sequence ATGAACAAAGATCAATTTGCCATGAGTGATAACCCCTACGAAAAGCTGCAAGTGCCGGAAGACGCTTCTTTCGAGCAGATTAAAGACGCACGGGATGCGCTATTAGCGGCTCATCCGGGGGATGAACGGCAGCGCACCGAAATTGAAGCAGCCTACGATGCAATTTTGATGGATCGGCTGCGGCAACGCCAAGAGGGCAAAATCAAAGTGCCTGAGCGCATTCGCTATGCTGAGCAACTGAACGAAACAGCGCCAGCAAAGCCAAATCCCATTGCCAACCATCCCGCCCTTCAGTGGTGGCAGCAACAGTTGGACACCCCCAACCTGCGGGGCATCACCATTACCTCAACCGTCTATGCCGTTCTGATGGCGATCGGGCTGGCTCAGGCCAATCCCGACACCTTGGCCTTGGTGCTGTCGCTGGGGATTGGCTTTAACCTAGTGTGGCTGCAACGCAAGGAAAAACGCCTTGGCCGTGCCTTTTCAATCACCCTCCTTGCCCTGATCTTGGGTACGGTGATCGCCGTGGGTATCTATCAGCTTGGGCTGGCGGGGGTCTTCCTGAACGTGGATCAACTGGTGGGTATTGGCGTTTTTGTTGCCTTTTGGTTCACCAGCAACTTCCTGCGCTAA
- the bchL gene encoding ferredoxin:protochlorophyllide reductase (ATP-dependent) iron-sulfur ATP-binding protein yields MKLAVYGKGGIGKSTTSCNISVALARRGKKVLQIGCDPKHDSTFTLTGFLIPTIIDTLQAKNYHYEDIWPEDVIYKGYGGVDCVEAGGPPAGAGCGGYVVGETVKLLKELNAFDEYDVILFDVLGDVVCGGFAAPLNYADYCLIVTDNGFDALFAANRIAASVREKARTRPLRLAGLIGNRTSKRDLIEKYVEAVPMPILEVLPLIEDIRVSRVKGKTLFEMAESDPSLNYVCDYYLNIADQILARPEGVVPKDAPDRDLFALLSDFYLNPQGAERSLAAV; encoded by the coding sequence GTGAAACTCGCAGTGTACGGCAAAGGTGGAATTGGCAAATCCACCACCAGTTGCAACATCTCGGTGGCGCTGGCGCGGCGGGGCAAAAAAGTCCTGCAAATTGGCTGTGACCCCAAGCACGACAGCACATTTACCCTCACGGGCTTTCTGATTCCCACCATCATTGACACCCTCCAAGCCAAGAACTATCACTACGAAGATATCTGGCCAGAGGATGTAATCTACAAAGGGTATGGCGGTGTGGATTGTGTTGAAGCGGGTGGCCCTCCGGCCGGGGCAGGTTGTGGTGGTTATGTTGTCGGTGAAACCGTCAAGCTCCTCAAGGAACTCAATGCCTTTGATGAATACGATGTCATTCTCTTTGACGTTCTTGGGGATGTGGTCTGTGGTGGCTTTGCCGCCCCCCTCAACTATGCTGATTATTGCCTGATTGTCACCGATAACGGCTTTGATGCCCTCTTTGCGGCCAATCGCATTGCCGCCTCCGTCCGCGAAAAAGCGCGCACGCGCCCTCTGCGCCTTGCGGGTCTCATTGGTAATCGCACCAGTAAGCGGGATCTCATTGAAAAGTATGTGGAAGCAGTTCCCATGCCCATCCTTGAGGTGCTGCCGCTGATTGAGGATATTCGCGTGTCGCGGGTTAAGGGCAAAACTCTCTTTGAGATGGCGGAAAGTGATCCTAGTCTCAACTATGTTTGTGACTACTACTTGAACATTGCCGATCAAATTTTGGCGCGGCCGGAGGGTGTTGTGCCTAAGGATGCCCCCGATCGCGACCTCTTTGCCCTGCTATCTGACTTCTACTTGAATCCTCAGGGAGCAGAGCGTTCACTCGCTGCTGTCTAA
- a CDS encoding DUF5331 domain-containing protein: MNPEQLRQSARSKWLAYYQENRHWIVRLAIWSTYRGQRRPSSSFILAVLTTLEPRLLDALPVIVELTNDPDRIISALGLNFNPDEELANRDNPPQLPPEPRLLPPQPFVSNRAEEHSEEAAQTHQT, translated from the coding sequence ATGAACCCTGAACAACTACGGCAAAGCGCACGCAGCAAGTGGCTGGCCTACTATCAAGAAAACCGCCATTGGATTGTTCGCCTGGCCATTTGGAGTACCTACCGCGGTCAACGGCGCCCCTCCTCGAGCTTTATTTTGGCCGTGCTCACGACCCTAGAGCCCCGCCTACTGGATGCTCTACCCGTCATTGTCGAACTCACCAATGATCCCGATCGCATTATTTCTGCCCTTGGTTTGAACTTCAACCCTGACGAAGAGCTAGCCAATCGCGATAACCCCCCTCAACTGCCCCCGGAACCTCGCTTACTCCCGCCTCAGCCCTTTGTGAGTAATCGAGCTGAAGAACACAGTGAAGAGGCCGCTCAAACCCATCAAACCTAG
- a CDS encoding ferredoxin:protochlorophyllide reductase (ATP-dependent) subunit N has protein sequence MTATAPNALNFECETGNYHTFCPISCVAWLYQKIEDSFFLVIGTKTCGYFLQNAMGVMIFAEPRYAMAELEEGDISAQLNDYEELRRLCLQIKRDRNPSVIVWIGTCTTEIIKMDLEGLAPKLEAEIGIPIVVARANGLDYAFTQGEDTVLAAMAARCPTPTAVRDPEERNPIQRLLNFGKKKEEVQAESSQYYDHPPLVLFGSLPDPVVTQLTLELKKQGIKVSGWLPAKRYTELPVIDEGSYVAGVNPFLSRTATTLIRRRKCQLITAPFPIGPDGTRAWIEQICATFGLQPQGLAEREAETWEKLSDYLELVRGKSVFFMGDNLLEISLARFLIRCGMRVHEIGIPYMDKRYQAAELELLTKTCAAMGHPLPTIVEKPDNYNQLQRIKVLQPDLVITGMAHANPLEARGISTKWSVEFTFAQIHGFGNARDILELVTRPLRRNHALAGLGWQKLVAN, from the coding sequence ATGACTGCGACTGCTCCCAATGCCCTCAACTTTGAGTGTGAAACAGGTAATTACCACACGTTTTGCCCCATCAGCTGTGTGGCGTGGCTCTACCAAAAGATTGAAGATAGTTTCTTCTTGGTCATCGGCACTAAGACCTGTGGCTACTTTTTGCAGAATGCCATGGGGGTGATGATTTTTGCAGAACCCCGCTATGCTATGGCGGAGCTAGAAGAGGGGGACATTTCGGCACAACTCAATGATTATGAAGAGTTAAGGCGCCTCTGCCTTCAAATTAAGCGCGATCGCAACCCCAGCGTGATTGTTTGGATCGGTACCTGCACCACAGAAATTATCAAAATGGACTTAGAGGGACTGGCTCCCAAACTCGAAGCCGAAATTGGCATTCCCATTGTCGTTGCCCGTGCCAATGGTCTCGACTACGCCTTTACCCAAGGGGAAGACACGGTGCTAGCAGCAATGGCCGCCCGCTGCCCCACGCCCACAGCGGTTAGGGATCCAGAGGAGCGTAACCCGATTCAACGGCTTCTCAACTTTGGCAAGAAGAAAGAAGAAGTCCAAGCTGAATCAAGCCAGTACTACGACCACCCACCCCTTGTTCTCTTTGGCTCCCTGCCAGATCCCGTCGTCACCCAACTCACCCTGGAATTGAAAAAACAGGGCATTAAAGTTTCAGGATGGCTTCCTGCCAAACGCTATACCGAATTGCCAGTCATTGATGAAGGCTCCTATGTCGCTGGCGTGAATCCCTTCCTCAGTCGTACTGCCACCACCCTGATTCGCCGCCGCAAATGTCAACTCATTACGGCCCCTTTTCCCATTGGTCCTGATGGTACTCGCGCCTGGATCGAACAGATTTGTGCTACCTTTGGCCTTCAGCCCCAAGGTCTAGCGGAGCGCGAAGCCGAAACTTGGGAAAAACTCAGTGACTACCTTGAATTAGTGCGAGGCAAATCGGTCTTTTTTATGGGGGACAATCTCCTAGAGATCTCCCTAGCGCGGTTTTTGATTCGCTGTGGTATGCGGGTGCACGAAATCGGCATTCCCTACATGGACAAGCGCTACCAAGCGGCCGAGTTAGAACTCTTGACCAAGACCTGTGCGGCAATGGGGCATCCCCTGCCCACCATTGTGGAAAAACCGGATAACTACAACCAGCTCCAGCGGATTAAGGTGCTGCAGCCCGATCTGGTGATTACGGGCATGGCTCACGCCAACCCCCTTGAGGCCCGTGGCATCAGTACCAAATGGTCTGTGGAATTCACGTTTGCTCAGATCCACGGCTTTGGCAATGCCCGCGACATCTTGGAATTGGTGACTCGTCCCCTACGGCGCAACCACGCCCTGGCGGGATTAGGCTGGCAAAAACTTGTGGCCAATTGA
- a CDS encoding AMIN domain-containing protein, whose product MSQLLHRLGLGVATTALIAAGQTPTWAAATEITGIRLVTAANGIQLLFNVQGNLRPAVFTVNRGNTSIADIANSQLRLPQGGAFRQENPAPGISAVEVVQLDAKTIRVTVNGISAAPIGEVIREGRAGLQINFITAQGPAGPQVAPTGQPTAIPPGPSAVPPFLPRPVPPPVGDMLISPLNAEPDVIQLGTNQRIPRLLLREAPVREVLSLLARAVNLNVVFPEGGTTGGPTISLDIENESVQDVFNYVLRVTNLKANRQGRTIFIGQALPPDAQNRIVRTIRLNQMRVFGAGSTTREISSVAQTGGTIGTAGGAGAQASTTAQTALNRETRTREGDLQLGAVQLLEMYGANLPDTGQAPTGCEQLQVPSAAGGVVSQICRSTLLKGLEVVGDPRTNTITLIGTPRKVEIATQLIQQFDIRKRQVMVNVKFIDVNLLRGQRANADLITNFGSSLWGAIFSADGLSVIRGTTPNVGGLTPTPLPPVPGTPVGNFLSDFFAQIQLAIDTGNATILTNPTLVIQEGSAAQVNLTQEIFSGIESTVEAQGTGSGAALQSQTIRPIIRPAGVIFNVTVDQIDDNGFVTLQLSPEVSAPSGTYSVVFPGVANPSTGTLLSQRRMESGRIRLRDGQTLMLAGIIQDQDRSTVTKIPILGDIPLLGRLFRRETNARQRNELVVMVTPKIIDDTQNAEFGYQYSPTPGSMPPNIQNRILQPPQQRF is encoded by the coding sequence GTGAGTCAGCTTTTACATCGTCTCGGTTTAGGGGTGGCCACAACGGCCCTCATTGCTGCAGGTCAAACACCCACTTGGGCCGCAGCCACAGAAATTACCGGCATTCGCCTTGTGACTGCTGCTAACGGTATCCAGCTCCTTTTTAACGTGCAGGGGAATCTACGGCCAGCCGTTTTCACTGTCAATCGTGGCAATACCTCCATCGCCGACATTGCCAATAGCCAACTGCGCCTACCCCAAGGGGGTGCTTTCCGCCAAGAGAACCCCGCTCCCGGTATCTCCGCCGTCGAGGTGGTGCAACTGGATGCTAAAACCATCCGCGTCACCGTGAATGGCATTAGTGCGGCCCCCATTGGTGAGGTCATCCGCGAAGGACGCGCTGGCCTGCAAATTAACTTCATTACGGCTCAAGGCCCCGCCGGTCCCCAAGTTGCTCCCACTGGCCAACCCACAGCCATACCCCCCGGCCCCAGTGCCGTTCCTCCCTTTCTGCCACGGCCGGTGCCACCACCTGTCGGAGATATGCTCATTAGTCCTCTGAACGCAGAGCCCGATGTCATTCAACTGGGCACAAATCAGCGGATTCCCCGCTTACTCCTGCGGGAAGCCCCCGTGCGGGAAGTGCTTTCTCTGTTGGCGCGGGCAGTCAATCTGAACGTGGTCTTTCCCGAAGGGGGCACGACTGGCGGGCCAACTATCTCCCTCGACATTGAAAACGAATCCGTCCAAGATGTGTTCAACTACGTGCTGCGGGTCACCAACCTCAAAGCCAATCGCCAAGGCCGCACCATCTTTATTGGTCAAGCTTTGCCTCCCGATGCCCAAAACCGTATTGTTCGCACCATTCGTTTGAATCAAATGCGAGTCTTCGGTGCGGGTTCAACCACACGGGAAATTAGCTCCGTTGCGCAAACGGGAGGTACTATTGGCACTGCCGGCGGCGCTGGTGCCCAAGCCTCAACGACTGCTCAAACAGCCCTCAACCGTGAAACTCGAACTCGTGAGGGTGACTTACAGTTGGGTGCTGTGCAGTTGTTGGAAATGTATGGTGCCAACTTGCCTGATACAGGACAAGCGCCAACGGGCTGTGAGCAGCTTCAGGTCCCATCTGCAGCCGGTGGCGTTGTCAGTCAAATTTGCCGTAGTACCCTCTTAAAGGGTTTGGAGGTCGTTGGCGATCCTCGTACGAACACCATCACCCTCATTGGCACACCCCGCAAAGTAGAAATTGCCACCCAGCTCATTCAGCAGTTTGATATCCGCAAGCGACAGGTGATGGTCAACGTCAAGTTTATTGACGTTAATCTACTGCGCGGCCAGAGAGCAAATGCAGACTTAATCACTAACTTTGGTAGCAGTCTTTGGGGAGCTATCTTCAGCGCTGATGGACTCAGCGTTATCCGTGGTACCACGCCCAATGTTGGTGGTTTGACCCCTACACCTTTACCTCCCGTTCCTGGCACGCCAGTGGGTAATTTCCTTAGTGACTTTTTTGCCCAAATTCAATTGGCTATTGACACAGGGAATGCGACAATCCTCACTAACCCAACCCTTGTAATTCAAGAGGGCAGTGCTGCCCAGGTCAATTTGACTCAAGAGATTTTCTCAGGGATTGAATCCACTGTTGAAGCTCAGGGGACAGGGTCAGGGGCAGCCCTTCAGTCTCAGACAATTCGACCCATCATTCGACCTGCAGGGGTGATTTTCAATGTCACAGTGGATCAAATTGACGACAATGGCTTCGTTACGTTGCAACTCTCTCCTGAGGTGAGTGCTCCGAGTGGCACCTATTCGGTCGTCTTTCCGGGGGTAGCAAACCCATCTACGGGAACGCTTCTGTCACAACGGCGGATGGAGTCAGGGCGGATCCGCCTGCGCGATGGCCAGACATTGATGTTGGCGGGGATCATCCAAGATCAGGATCGCTCAACAGTTACGAAAATTCCCATCCTAGGCGATATTCCCCTCCTGGGGCGACTCTTCCGCCGGGAAACCAACGCCCGTCAACGTAATGAACTGGTGGTGATGGTAACACCGAAGATTATTGATGATACGCAGAATGCCGAATTTGGCTACCAGTACTCGCCCACGCCGGGCAGTATGCCGCCCAATATCCAAAATCGAATTTTACAACCGCCCCAACAACGTTTTTAG
- a CDS encoding pilus assembly protein PilO: MTLTGDFGGPPVEEAAPNYPTVFGITLTPVVSGALIALVGLGAAVYLGSLLIAPKLEEAAKLQQEIAQQENDLSQREVLLKQLNDVIAGLERAKQENRDVRSLFATQKALDTLLLDLNRLILTSGAQLNTFEPDSAASGIVQDGSLGPELNAKLKQQVTNVTIRGPFPSILQVMQKIDQQQNFLVINNLTMELVADQPGEVITTFKLMAYVPLTPEEIAALASPPQEGQPQGGEQQGQRQQPQQQ; this comes from the coding sequence ATGACTCTAACTGGCGATTTTGGCGGCCCCCCGGTTGAGGAAGCAGCACCAAATTATCCAACGGTCTTTGGCATCACCCTGACACCCGTAGTGAGTGGGGCATTGATTGCCCTCGTCGGTTTAGGAGCCGCCGTCTATCTGGGCAGTCTTCTCATTGCCCCCAAGCTCGAGGAAGCCGCCAAGCTACAGCAAGAAATTGCCCAACAGGAAAATGACCTCTCCCAGCGGGAAGTGCTCCTGAAGCAACTCAATGATGTGATTGCGGGGTTAGAGCGCGCCAAGCAGGAAAATCGGGATGTGCGATCGCTCTTTGCCACCCAGAAAGCTCTTGACACCCTGCTCCTTGACCTTAACCGCCTGATCTTAACCAGTGGCGCCCAACTCAATACCTTTGAACCCGATAGTGCAGCTTCAGGAATTGTCCAAGATGGCTCCCTTGGCCCAGAACTCAATGCCAAACTAAAACAACAGGTAACCAACGTTACGATTCGAGGGCCATTTCCCAGCATTTTGCAGGTCATGCAAAAAATTGATCAGCAGCAGAACTTCCTCGTTATTAACAATCTGACGATGGAACTCGTTGCTGATCAGCCCGGCGAAGTGATTACCACATTTAAGCTTATGGCCTATGTACCCCTAACGCCTGAGGAAATTGCCGCTTTAGCATCCCCGCCCCAGGAGGGGCAGCCCCAAGGAGGTGAGCAGCAAGGACAACGGCAGCAACCACAACAGCAATAG
- a CDS encoding PilN domain-containing protein, whose translation MYSIEINLLKERPAVGGMAAATTTAAGMSNVPIIIGSIAALFFVGLALLGSVGANLWLQQLANKQKTIQDRLAAISPDLQRMDQIKKEQAQIAAETKALATVFNQVKPWSAVMRSMATQTPAGVQIRKITQGGEASQELTIEGTAVSFDAVSEFLLLLQNRSPFFDGKATQLIKAERSTGGNAEEKITTVSFSVKTTIASVPASELLEQLAANGVEGLVARIQFLKEKGVVEQ comes from the coding sequence ATGTACTCAATTGAGATTAACCTCCTTAAAGAACGTCCCGCAGTGGGGGGGATGGCTGCTGCGACAACCACAGCAGCGGGAATGAGTAATGTACCGATTATTATTGGTAGTATTGCCGCCCTCTTCTTTGTGGGTCTAGCTCTCCTTGGCTCAGTGGGTGCGAACCTCTGGCTGCAACAACTGGCGAATAAGCAAAAAACCATTCAAGATCGCCTTGCCGCAATTTCGCCGGATTTGCAACGTATGGATCAAATTAAAAAAGAGCAAGCGCAAATTGCAGCTGAAACCAAAGCCCTTGCTACCGTCTTTAATCAGGTCAAACCTTGGTCAGCGGTGATGCGCAGTATGGCAACTCAAACACCAGCAGGGGTACAAATTCGCAAAATTACCCAAGGGGGAGAAGCATCACAGGAATTAACGATCGAAGGAACAGCGGTGTCCTTTGATGCCGTGAGTGAGTTTCTACTGCTCCTGCAAAATCGCTCTCCTTTCTTTGATGGCAAGGCCACCCAGTTAATCAAGGCTGAACGCTCAACCGGTGGTAACGCAGAAGAGAAAATCACCACTGTTTCCTTTAGTGTTAAGACCACGATCGCCAGCGTGCCGGCATCGGAACTCCTTGAGCAACTTGCTGCCAATGGTGTTGAAGGACTAGTAGCGCGCATTCAATTTCTTAAAGAAAAAGGAGTGGTAGAGCAATGA
- the pilM gene encoding type IV pilus biogenesis protein PilM, protein MLGNLFAKPKQGLGIELTPERVNIVQIQRQKQGLKMTAMASVPLAEGAIEEGRIIDTSAVADAIRQGIEDKRIKQKEVISAIPMNEAVIRVIRLPAELPDYELREVVLMQEAPLYLPFPREEADVDYQKLGTSLDEDGIERVEILLVGTPREVTDAYINAFTQAGLQLTALEVTNFALMRTLRDSLQQFVGEAAAIIDIGDEGTEISIVKDGIPQFNRKVPIGKERMQEAISRAMNLPPSMGVDLIENLTVPLEPMDVTGALNPSGAAILRVLSDLADEIRRSIDFYLNQGESLEVSQLLLAGPGASIGQVDEFFSQRLNYATTLVDPISLLGLQTPEEIPLEKRPALGTVIGLSLRGA, encoded by the coding sequence GTGCTGGGAAACCTATTTGCAAAACCAAAGCAAGGCTTGGGGATTGAACTCACCCCAGAGCGGGTCAATATCGTGCAGATTCAGCGGCAAAAGCAGGGTCTAAAAATGACAGCCATGGCCTCAGTGCCCTTGGCTGAAGGCGCCATTGAAGAAGGCCGTATCATTGACACCAGCGCCGTTGCCGATGCCATCCGTCAAGGGATTGAGGATAAACGCATCAAACAAAAGGAGGTGATCAGTGCCATTCCCATGAATGAAGCCGTGATTCGCGTGATTCGCCTGCCTGCTGAATTACCGGACTACGAATTGCGGGAAGTGGTGCTCATGCAGGAAGCCCCCCTCTACCTCCCCTTTCCCCGCGAAGAGGCCGACGTCGATTACCAAAAGCTGGGAACCTCCCTGGATGAAGATGGCATTGAGCGAGTAGAAATCCTGTTGGTGGGTACACCCCGCGAGGTAACCGATGCCTACATCAATGCCTTTACCCAAGCTGGTTTGCAGCTGACCGCCCTTGAAGTCACGAACTTTGCCCTCATGCGTACCCTGCGGGATTCGCTACAGCAGTTTGTGGGGGAAGCAGCAGCAATTATTGATATTGGCGACGAAGGCACAGAAATTAGCATCGTCAAGGATGGCATTCCCCAGTTCAACCGCAAAGTGCCCATTGGCAAGGAACGGATGCAAGAAGCCATTAGCCGTGCCATGAACTTGCCCCCTTCGATGGGCGTTGACCTCATTGAGAATCTGACTGTTCCCCTAGAGCCGATGGATGTCACTGGGGCACTCAACCCCAGTGGTGCCGCTATTTTGCGCGTGCTCTCCGATCTAGCCGATGAAATCCGCCGTTCTATTGACTTTTACCTGAACCAAGGGGAGAGCTTAGAGGTCTCACAGTTGCTGCTTGCAGGTCCGGGTGCCAGTATTGGTCAAGTGGATGAGTTTTTTAGTCAGCGGCTCAACTATGCCACCACTTTAGTTGACCCCATTAGTTTGCTGGGGCTGCAAACCCCTGAAGAGATTCCCCTCGAAAAACGTCCTGCCCTCGGTACAGTGATTGGTCTTAGTCTGCGTGGCGCTTAG
- a CDS encoding acetate/propionate family kinase: protein MITVLVLNAGSSSLKACLYRLAPEIGATAATPPAPLWQGLLDWGQNPTVAHLKVTTADHRYEANLIHPEGGILGLRDWLKSLLDTLTSGQTKLLESLAEITIIGHRVVHGGSRYQAPVRVNAQVKAAITEFSEYAPLHNPANLLGMELMADICPQTPQVAVFDTAFHAQLPAVARTYAIPYELTTAGIQRYGFHGISHQYVSERAATLLQRPLAELRLITCHLGNGCSLTAVKGGVSVETTMGFTPTAGVMMGTRCGDIDPGILLYLLRRGRTVEELDRLVNRQSGLLGVSGVSNDLRQILAAIDQGNTQAQLAYDCFIYSLQRGIASLLPALGGLDGLVFTAGIGENAAGVRRDVCRGLGWLGIELDSTANEKGKGDRNIALPTASVQVLVVQSQEDWAIARACRQLL, encoded by the coding sequence ATGATCACGGTGCTGGTGTTAAATGCTGGCTCTAGTAGCCTCAAAGCCTGTTTGTATCGGTTGGCACCTGAAATAGGGGCAACGGCTGCTACCCCCCCCGCTCCCCTTTGGCAAGGTCTCCTCGACTGGGGACAAAACCCGACGGTGGCGCATCTCAAGGTAACCACTGCCGACCACCGCTATGAAGCCAACTTAATCCACCCAGAGGGGGGAATTTTAGGCCTACGGGACTGGCTCAAAAGCCTCCTAGACACCCTCACCAGTGGCCAGACAAAGCTCCTAGAAAGCCTTGCAGAAATTACGATCATCGGTCATCGCGTTGTCCATGGCGGTAGCCGTTACCAAGCACCGGTGCGAGTGAATGCGCAGGTGAAAGCAGCGATTACCGAATTTAGTGAGTATGCGCCGCTGCATAATCCAGCCAACCTGCTGGGGATGGAATTAATGGCCGACATTTGTCCTCAGACGCCCCAAGTGGCCGTGTTTGATACTGCTTTCCATGCCCAACTGCCGGCAGTGGCACGCACCTACGCCATTCCCTATGAACTAACAACCGCTGGTATTCAACGCTATGGCTTCCACGGCATTAGTCATCAATACGTCAGTGAGCGGGCCGCGACCCTGTTGCAGCGTCCCCTAGCAGAGTTGCGCCTGATTACCTGCCATCTCGGGAATGGTTGTTCCCTGACTGCGGTCAAAGGGGGAGTTTCCGTGGAAACCACGATGGGCTTTACCCCGACAGCGGGAGTGATGATGGGGACGCGCTGTGGCGACATTGATCCGGGAATTTTGCTCTATCTGCTGCGGCGGGGTCGGACGGTTGAAGAACTGGATCGGCTGGTGAATCGGCAATCGGGACTGTTGGGCGTCTCTGGCGTGAGTAATGATTTGCGGCAGATTTTGGCGGCCATTGATCAGGGAAATACCCAAGCCCAGTTGGCCTATGACTGTTTTATCTATTCCCTACAGCGGGGCATTGCCAGTCTCTTGCCAGCTCTTGGGGGTCTCGATGGGTTGGTATTCACGGCAGGCATTGGTGAAAATGCCGCAGGTGTGCGCCGCGATGTCTGCCGAGGGCTCGGTTGGCTGGGAATTGAGTTAGACAGCACAGCTAACGAAAAGGGTAAAGGCGATCGTAACATTGCGCTGCCTACTGCTTCCGTGCAAGTTCTCGTGGTTCAGAGCCAAGAGGATTGGGCGATCGCCCGCGCCTGTAGGCAACTTTTATAG